Genomic window (Gasterosteus aculeatus chromosome 1, fGasAcu3.hap1.1, whole genome shotgun sequence):
TTCTCTGGGCGCTAATGAAAACCCGGCGCTTTGGTTCCTCGTCCCCAGGCTACGACTTCCCGGCCGTGCTGCGCTGGTTCGCGGAGCGCGTGGATCGGATCATCCTGCTCTTCGATGCACATAAACTGGAGTTCTCTGATGAGCTCACCCGGGCCTTCGGGGCCCTGTGCGGCTATGAGGACAAGTTGCGCGTGGTCCTCAACAAAGCTGACAGGGTGGACTCGCAGCAGCTCATGAGGGTGTACGGCGCCCTCATGTGGTCTCTGGGGAAAGTGTTTCGAACACCGGAGATCCTCCGGGTTTACGTTGGATCATTCTGGTCGGAGCCCAGGCAGATGTGTGACCACCACCAGCTGttagagatggaggaggaggatctttTGGCCGACATAAGGAACCTGCCCCGCAATGCTGCCCTACGCAAACTGAACGACTTGGTAAAAAGGGCCCGCTTAGTAAGGGTAAGAGGTGTCATATGTTCGAATCCATCCTTCTCTTTGGGTTCATATTTACAATTTGAGTAagctcacttttttttgtatctATCCTCGTAGGCACATGCTCATGTTATCAGCTATCTCAAAAAGGAGATGCCAACCATTTTTTGCAAAGAAAGCAAGAAGCACAACCTGATCTACCAACTTCCGCTGATTTTCACCAAGATCCAGCAGCGGCATCGAGTCCCGGCCGGGGACTTCCCCGACTGCACCAAGATGCAGgtggaaaaaatatttcagattCTGCCTTCATGCCAAATTATCAGAATGTCCCTGAGCTTAACTTTtgtttgcacaccttttcaggaaaaacttttGGGGCAAGATTTCTCCAAGTTCAAGACACTGAAACCAAGTCTGATGGCTTCCTTGGATAAACTCCTGACCAGTGACATAGCAAACCTGGTGCCGTTGATTCAACGACAAGACCTGAGGAAGAAATCCCTCCCCGGTGTGCTGGACGGGGAGTTTTTGGGAACATTCAGGCCTGAGCGTTACAAGAAAGATTCTCTCATGGAACTGAAAAAATCCGGTCGGAGCGGTGAGACAGATTTTGTCGAGTGGGCGGTGGAGAAATACAAGCCAAAGCACGATGAGGTTTTCTTCAACCTGGGTCCACACGGGGGCAAACTGAGCGCCACCAAAGTCAAAGAGTGGATGACGACCACCCTCCTACCCAACTCTGTGCTTGCTCACATCTGGAGGCTGTCTGATGTAGACGGGGATGGCATGCTGGACAACGAGGAGTTTGCTTTGGCGGCCCATCTTATTGAGGGAAAGCTGGAGGGCCACTGGCTCCCCCGAGAGCTGCCGTCTCACCTGGTGCCACCGTCGAAGCGGCAAAGTTTAGCCAGCGAGGACAAAGAGTAAAACGGGAAAGGAGGCTCAGCCTGTGTACGGTAGAGCCTGATCTGGTGAtcgcatattaaaaaaaactaacccAATCATTAAAATCACCTTTAAATGAGACTGAGAAGGTGTTATGCCATTTGCACGAGAATCATCATGTCCCCAAAAAGATTGCTGTGATGGTTTGGATCTTTTCATCTGCAGTCACTCAAATATCCACCAAAATGATTGAAATCGACCAGCAATGATTGTCAGTGAGGTGTAATTTCACTCTTAAGGTTTGTTTTGCCTTACACATAAAAGTTGCTCATATCTCCCGTAATCCAATTGGACTTTTATCAATGCTATTAAATTTTGTTCATCACATCACGACTATTATGCAGTGGGTATTACGATATGGTCGGGGTTGGTACTCACGCAGGTGGCAGAAGCGCCCATACAGTCCCGGGGAGCACAGGCAGCCTCCATACATGCGATTGCAATGTCCGTTGTTTGGGCAGTTGCACTTTTTTCTGCAGTGCCTCCCAAAATAACCCCTCGGACAACCtgcaaaaacatgaataatgccACTTTAGGATGGAATGGAGAAGAGCTACAATTCTTTTGTGATTTGTGGAAGTGTAAAGAAGGATCATTTTTCTGCCTTGTCAATTACTTTGCTTTGGTCagaaaatcaaatgaaactaaaggattttaaacttttaaaagatCTAATCACTTCCCATTACAAGCAGATCAGCACAGCCTGGAGGAGCAAGGCAACAATGCTTCATATCAAGGAGCAATATGTCTCGGACGACCAACTCCGAGCCTGGTTGTTGTATTAACACCTGTGtgagaattgtgtgtgtgtgtgtgtgtgtgtacaaaccGTCCTCGCAGAGCAGCCCCTGCACCCCGGGGGGGCAGACACACTTCCCAGTCAAAGGGTCACACGAGCCTCCATTCTGACAACGGCAGAGGCTGTCACAGGCCTGCCCATAGGTCCCCTGTGGACAagctggaggaggggaagggagagagcaTTGGCACCTGAGCAGTCGCAGTACAAGTCAATGAATCAAACCTTTGGCACATGCACAAAGACTTACAGTAGTACAGCGGCCAAAGGAAGGGTTATTGTTCAAAAGTCAGTCAATGTGTCCACCTTCCATCCTGTCGTTCCCCGTGATTTGTGTCCTTCTGACACTTTTAATCCCTCTGCCCTTGTTGGCAATTCCAACATGAACCAGCTGGCTGTTTTAAAACGTGTTACACACTATCAAGTCTCAAATTTCCACGTTCCACTTTCTTCACAGCAGTTCTATGACACTCCGTGGGGAGATCACATGTAAACTATGGAGGTAACGGCATTAAAGATGACTGAATATGCATTGCAATCAATATATAagagaaacaggaagagagaaaaaaaggaaatagtgACGCGTACATCTGGAAATGCAAGCAAAGTAAATGAGTTGTGCAGTTGGCAGTGGGGCATTGATCCTACTTCATAATGATGCATGCCCCAAGTCTTGGGGTATTTGGGGCATGTTGAGGCAaccttaaaaaacacttttatttcacCACCAACTATGTGAGTGGTTAACAAGTTGCCTTAGTGAGTGTGATTCTATGCCACGGGGTTTTAATGTCTTCCCTTAATTAGTTTTGTATTAGGGGTTTGGGTATAGAAtagaataatacaaaatattctTGGGACTTTAAAGAAAATTGCAGACCTGAGAATTACAGAATATATGGATGGCATTGCCACCTTTTGTCCCACATACCTCAGCCACCATTTCATTGATCTGATATTGCGCTTCACACTATTTTGACTTAGTATATCTTCTGTAATTTGGCTTCACTGCTaagatttcattattttctcttcaGCCACGTTTAGTTTGCTGAATGCAAGCTGCATGTCCTCAAGCTGCACTTTATTGTCCAGGCGGAAAAACCTAATTAGCTCTTTGCAATGCATCAATACACCCTTTTCCCCTGGAAATGCCACTAATGTCCGGATCCTCCCCTCCAGGTCGTGCATCTAAATACTACATTTCTTCTAACGGACTAGCTCTCCTCTTGTGATTACCGGCCTGACTTTGCTTCAGACCAAACACAGCCATTAATCACGGAGCTGGATAGGAACAATGGAGCCCTACTTGCTCACCCAGGAGTGGACATCGTTGGCCTCGGGCTGTGCTCCTGCTGCAGGGCCTGGCCTCCCTCCAGCAGCAGACAGATTGATTCCCCCGCTGCTCTTGTGTTCTGGAGCCCATAAATAAGAAAGTCTCCCAcacagagaggcagacaggTTTTGACACATAGCTATCTCATTCCTCTCCTATTGAACTACTGGCTATGAGTAGTTCAGATAGAACACAAGGTGAGTGATTGCAGGACTGTGCACTGTACTGTTGACATTATCCCCTTGACATGTATGTCATCTGGGCATAAATGGTTAATTTCGGTCTCCCTGCCACGCACATGTCTGAGCAgaagaaggttttttttaaatgacattctACATTCGCCTTCTTAAACAACCTGTAGTTGAAAGATAAGGCTTTCACTTAAGAACCTGCTTTTCGTGTAGAAGTGAAAGCTAAAGTCAACTTTTATGTAATTGTTCCATAATTTACGTACTTACAAAACTGCTGTAGTTATTTTTATCCAAAACAGAACTTGTTCCTGGACCTTCCCAAGTAGTTTTGATGCCTCAACCTAACCAGCTTATTTCCCTTAAAGGCAgacgtttattttgaaaagactgcAGACATTTACAGAGGCGAAATTTACACTCATTGCTGCATATTCATAAGAGAGtgtatacaaaaataaaacaggtaccagtcaaaagtttagaCATACTGAATTGACTGAGAAAATGTGTATGGTAAATCTGAATGGACCTGTACCTGTTTTCGTAAGATATCAAACGAACCGCTGTGTGACAGTTTGTTTAAatcttctcatctcatctctgtGGAATTACCCAAATTGCCAAAAAGTCAAAGGACGTCCTGCAGGGAACGCTATCTTAAAGGTCTAGTGTGTATCTGGCAGAATCTCCTCTGTTCCAGGAATGTAGAAGCACTGCAGCCGGCACAAAGAGGCAAACTGCTGTATTTAGTTTGTGCGTTCTGGGCTGCTGTGAAAACACCTGTAGAGAAAAGATCGCCAGTTAACTTACTCTTGTTACAGACGATCCCGGTCCATCCAGCCGAACACTCGCATCCGTCTCTGCCATCACTACACTTTCCGTGCACGCAGTCGTCACAGCTCACACTGCATTCCTCTCCGAACGAGCCATCTAGACACACTGAGAGAGAAGACTTAATAAAACCATCAAACCGCTGGGTTCCTCAGCAGGCACCGAGTGTCATGGCCCCCCGCTCTTCACTGTACCTATGCTGCTGTCCAGCCTGAGCTCTCCTCGGCGCTCCCTCTGGATCTCGTATTCTGTTTCACCATCACCGCCATCACCGCCATGACGGGAGCGCAGGGCGGCTGTGTACCGCAGGAGTTGAGGAGCGTTGCGGAACAGCAGGTCCGGTAATGTGTGGACATCCGgccgctcgtcctcctccccatcttcaTCCCCTTCTTCTTCCAGCTCTCTGCCATAGAGagctaaaaacacaaagaacaaaGTGGGTCAAACTGTCTTTAAATGGCTCCATCCCTCGTGTTTTACTTAAATGAAATCTATCTATCTAACAGTATTGTATGTCACTCACCAACGCAGGAGTGCTGGTCCTGATCCAAGCGGAATCCCAGTTCACAGAAGCACTCATATGTTCCCAGGGTGTTGACGCAGTTTTGTTCGCAGCCCGAGGTCTCCGCTCGGCACTCGTCAATGTCTGATGAACAGAAAATACATAAGCATCAACACACAGCTGGGAGAATGAAAGGGTCAATGACAACAGCAAAGCCGTTTCATTGGCGGTGTAAACATTCGATATCTAGTTTGTGTAAAACTTGTAGCTGTTTTGAGCACATCGTTCTTTTTACTGTCCCTAAAATGTAATTCCTAAGCAACCCGTTAAATGTGCGTCGTGCGGCGACAACACAAAGACCTCTAACGCGGCCTTCGCTGGCCTTTGCATCCAAAGCGCTTTTACCGTCGCAGCCACAGCCGTCGGGACTCAGTCGGTGGCCAGCTCTGCAGCTGCACTCGTAGCCGCCCGGGTGGTTTCTACAGAGATGACGGCAGCAGGACTCCCCACTGACACACTCGTCGCTATCTGAGGACGGCATCACACGTCGGTTTCAACACACGAGATGAGAGTCGGCGCTAGTAAGCGAAAGCAAAACGACGGGAGAGTGAGAGTCCTCACCCACGCAGGTCTTCCTGTGCCGGTCCAGCTGGTAACCGTGGTTGCAGGAGCACGACGGGCCGTTGGTGGTGTGCTCGCAGTGATGAGAGCAACCTCCATTGTTCTTCTCACAGCTGTTGACGATCTCCATCTCAATGCCTGGAGGAGACAGCACCAACGGCACATTTAAAGGGCACGGCCGTAACATTATTAGCAACAGTTATtccagcaggagaggagaagatAAAAACATTCTTGAGTGCAGGTATAGTTTTGATTAAAGTGTGCTTGGCTACATTTTCAATGTGTTATATAATTTTATAAGAGAAGTGGGCAAAACGCGTGGTTATTATCAGCCACTATACGCTAGTTGGGTGTGATCCTCGAAAACACTTTGGGAAGATTTTGTGGACGTTGCAGTCGTGAAACTTTGCAGACGCGTAGATGAAATcaacttttagttttagttgaGATGAGCAATTTACGCCACTGTCTTGGAGTCCTGGCtggtcacggtttgggtttatttcctgtcttattttgtagttttctgcttcttgtctccctgggtaacttcacttccttcctggtcctgtcatcccctctgattgtctgccctgtcatgattgtttccacctgtgtccaatcacctgcaccttcccagtggatttaagtcatgtgtgtctcttgtcgcgtcattgtcaagtgtgttcctggttcccgtctgcatttttgccccttggccctttttggattttgactattaaagtctttttgtttttcaagtcTGCGTTTTGAGTCCTACCTTCTCCCCGCCTTCCTGACATGGCTGGTGTGACCATATATCAGGGCTGTATCCAGATTTTTCTGGTTTTGCTCATATCACGTTGCTTCCAAAACAATACATGCATTCCAGAGCCCTTCCTTTTTAGGAAAAGGTATAGACGTTACAACCCCCTAACCCTTTACTTACGGTAGCACTGTTTGCCATCAGCACCAAGTTCGAAGCCCTGatgacacacacagctgaaggaGCCCAGCATGTTGACACAGCCATGGGAACACTCGGCGCGGCCTGAGCGGCACTCGTCGATGTCTGCAGGACACGCGAAAAGGACAAAACAATCGCACGATATTGAGACATATCCCGGAGCGTTTCAGAGGTGATGTATGTCCAAAGCAAACCCTGATGGTTAAATCGCAGTTTACTCTCAGCGTGAGAGGGTCCTGGTTTATTATGGTTCACGCCGCAACAGGAACACACTTTTAGAAGGAAACATGTCCACTGATGCAATTAGGTCAACTCAACTCTTGAGGGTAAAAGGTAAATAACGCCAAGATTCACTGGCGGTACCTTATGGAAAGATCCTAAGTGTGTTTCTGCTAAACTGAAGCATGTTGAAGGGAAAGGTATTTATTTAGTGTGCGTGCAGACAGTCGGTTGTGCGTGTGCGATTCCTCACCTTCACAGTTCTCGCCGTCTCCAGACAGAGTAAAACCAGGTCGGCAGCTGCAGTGAACCCGGCCGTGCTGTGAAAGACACAGCTGGGAGCAGCCGCCATTCCTGTGCTCGCAGGGGTccctcactgacacacacaaataaacacaacaatgtTTACCTCCTTTAAACATTACAAAGGTGAGTGctcttcttttttcaaaacCGCTTCACCAAGTCCTCTCCACTAAGTCACAAACCACGCAAAAtaaatttatttataatttttttttttaatcagaagaACCTCAAATCTTTTGCACAATGACTCACATTCACAGTGTCTCCCGTCCCTCTTCAGCTGATAGTTCTTTCGGCAGTCACATTTGTAGTTATTGTTTCCCGTGTCCACACACTTGTGCTCGCATCCGCCATTCAGAATCGAACACGAGTTCACAGCTTACAAGACAGAGACAAGAACAAAGATGGTAAATAAGCATAAAAACCCATCTGCTCAGCTATGGGATATTTAAAGTCGCACACAGTATGACAGGTACATTTGCGTCTGTAAAATGTCTTTCACACCTCGGGCGATGCAGCTGTTGAATCATGGGAAACTCTCGAGTGAAGGCTGGAAACTAGAAAGCGATATTCAAGCGGTACTCCTGGTCACTAATTATCTTTCCATCCCATTACTCCTGCCATTTAACGAGGtaccaaatataaatattagcCGTGTGCCTTCTGGGTGCTTTAAACACAGACATGATGACACAGACGGGATGTGAAACGTGGGGAGCGGCTGGCTTTTAACTTAATGATTCAAACAGATAGAATTTAAATACCAGAGTTGGTTGTTTCAGTTCTAAAGTTTAATACTCTATAAACTGTATGTCACACACCTTTAGAATAATCTTTTTATCTACAGGCCGCCTATCtaaccacaaaaacaacattttactaATTCTGTTTTATCTGTTATTCCTCCACATTCCATGTCATTTTGCTGCGATGTAAACTGAGGAATTGTGGCTGTAATAATCCAGCTAAATGATCGAGGCATGAATGCGGTGCGTGAAGTGCAATGAGGCCCTCTGTTCAGCACTCACCAATGCAGGTCCGACCATCAGAGTGCATGCGGAAGCCTTCTCTGCACTCACAGTGAAATGAGCCTTTTGTGTTGACACACGTTTGCTGGCATCCTCCATTGACCTCCTCACACTCGTTTACATCTgagcacacacgcaaacatatACTCATAACCATGCACAGACCAGTGCTCCTTAAGTAAACTATTCATTTCTATGAGGGAAAACTATTAGACTgcaaaataataacaacaaagacactaaatgcATTCTCTGCTTGGTTGAAATTCAGTCAATAATACTGCGGAAACAAACCACATTTATTGTGGGTTTGTATAAAGTGTCATATCCGACATTCAggttgtttaattaaaaaacgaTTTGATGAGTTTTAATTGCATCAATTCGACCATATCTCCAGAGTTGTATTCTCCATTTTATATTTCCCAGAAATGAGAATTACATTCAGCTGTGTCATGTTTAAAACCAGTGTAACAGTGACGGAGAATACGGAAACCTGACAATGAAAAGTTCAGTGTGCCAAACCACACTGACCCTGTGTCCTGACGGAAAACGTGCGTGCATAATGTCTTTGGCTTAAATGATGAATGGTTCGTGCAGTAGCATGCGTGCAATCAATTTCCTGCACACGAGAGGCTTCCATATGGCTGTGCACGTGTCAGACCGAAGTTCATGTTCCACAGAGACCGGAAGCCAGCTCGGAAGACCTGGACACCCTACTGAAGGACAATCAGGTGTTGATATGCACATCTGGgcaacacatcacacatccTCTCAAACCTCCGTCCAGCTGTCACCTCTGACGCCGGCTTTTTCAGTCCACGACGATGACAGAGGAGATGTGTGCAGGGAGGGAAAATATTGTTgcaattttccttttttgtggcGGGGGTGTTGAACACCAAGCATGTGGTTCAGTTTATTTGAGCACGCATCCCTTCTCGGAGGTTAAAGGGCTCACTAAGTAGTGCAGATATTGTAAATCATTTTTGAAATAGTTTTCCCTGCACCTCCAACCCTGTGACAGCCCCGTGGGAACAGCCGTCTCCAAAACGATCTTTGCTATTTTAATTAGCTGCCTTCCAACAATAGGAgctacatggggggggggggttaaagtggggggaggggagggggctttCACCAGTAAAACAATCTTTTTTGTATCCTCCACATTGATGATTTTGAAAAAGGGTTTAAGGCATTTATGTCCGTTTGTCCAACTTATGCAGACATCTGCACTAAATGAATTATCACCACCTCGTGTTCACGAGCCATTGTAGAGGATTCCTTACACGCAAAACAATAGACGCGGGGGGGTTTGTAAAGGTTAATATACTCGTTGGACTCCTCATGTGAGAGGATTTCaatggcagacacacacaatggtGGCTTTTCTTCGGTGGGCGAGGTGGTGTGCGGGGCAGCAGCGGCGGGAGTCGTTGTGtcggaggtcggggggggggcgcgaggtCTGAATGATGTGGTGGGACACCGCCTGGCTCTTATCGGAGCTGCTGAGTTTGCATCTACGACTAGACAAAGGAACAGACCAAACATTTGGGAGGACAGGTGGTCAGAATGAACACCACAGGAACGGAAtttaccaaaaacaaaattaaactcACGCAACTCGGTAGTAGTAGAGGAAGAACTCCTACACGTCTTGTAGGAGTTTATCCTTTCCATTCATTCAAATTCACAggataaaaaaggaagaagataaAAAACTCTGAAAACAACCCATCCACAGGTTTATTTTCCTTCAGCCCTTCAAATCCAAACGTTGTCTTTCCCCATGAATACGACCACACACAGAATTCACGCGAAAGCCGGTAAAAGAAGAACTTCccagctgctgaagctgcttCCGTTCGTCTTCTCCACTAGTTGGTTCTCGGACTTTAAATGATTACATAAGTGAGTATATCCTGTCGTAAGGGGTAAAGGTCAGGGCCTTGTTCACACCTGTCGTAGAAAAGGGGCGCTGCCTGTGCGGTTGGTTCAGCCATTTACAGCCAGTAGTCTGGCCTTTTAAAAAGGTCTTAAGTTGGCCAATTTAGGCAGGAAATTGACACATTGAATGAGCTTAACTTTCTGCACCATCGTAAGGACCAATCTGTCGATTCAAAAGGACGACTTTGATCTAGAAAAAATGGCAATCGACACCGGTGTGAAGTCCTTTTTCGGCAGCATGCCGGCTCTCACCGCGGCATGCTTTGCCATCGGGCCCCAGTCGACTGCCTTCAGGACACTTGCAGTAGTAGCTGCCGATGGTGTTGCAACAGGACTCCTcacagccgccgtcctccacctcACATTCGTTAACATCTGGAAGAAAAGGATTAAAAAGCCAGATTTTTACAGATAAAATGCAGAGtcgacaaaacaaaaaggtgtcCATCTTAGGTCGCTCTATGAGGAGTCCCTTCATGTGTTGTTTAGTTCACATGTACATGGTTAACTCTTACTCCACACTCTATACAGCATGACCTCTACACTATGGCTGTGAAGGATGTGCTTTGATGCCAGCGCAAACAGGTCCAAATTAGTGTAAAGAACAATAAACTGTAGAAAAACTATAACTTGCATCTTcccacatgtttgtttgttcaacAAATTTATACCAGTTTTCTATACAAGTTTTCCAGCCCCCAGAATCGTCGACCTTTTCACTTCATCGCATCGACTAAGCCTCATGTTGACTCACTCTTGAACAATACACACAATAAAATGTTTCTATGCATCTCATGTTTGGACTTGTTTCTGAGGGTGAAATGGTTCCCAGGTTTGTTCCTTATTTAGTTATTGTGCTCCAGACAGCTGACATCTGATGCCTGCAGATGGGGGGTCAACGAGTACTTTGCTCAAAACTACTTTCATTAAGAAGTATTATCTTGATCGGAAAGGAAGTTCCTGTACGCAATATTTAATTTACTGTAGCACAAACCTTTGCTTGATCTTCAAAGAAACTGATTAAACTGCTGCTATTACCtcatggaaacaacacagcCAAACCTTTTACAGATGGTATGTGGTATGTTTGGATGAGAATCGGTAATGCATGGATCAATGCACTTGCACGGTTACCCCCCGTCAGACTAAGAAGAGGAAAGTTGTTAAGCTGCTTCCCCCCCATGTGTTAAAAGACTTGATGCAACCTCTCAGCTGCTAGCCGAAGATTTCAGAGGCACAACTCGGAGAGAGGATTTTGGCAGGAGTTCGAGCCGACTGTTTTATAGTTACACAATCTTTGTGCAGCTCTGCATACGGTTACTGAAATGCTCCCACAGTTTCCTGCCGATGGCATTTCCTTAATAAACAAGGAAGTGCATCTCATGGTCCATTCGGAGGAATTGTCAGTTATTGCTACTGTTTCACGAGATATTTTATCCCCAGTCGAGCCTGGAAAACTCGGCCAGTATTATAAAGAGGCAAGAAGACGTGATAAACAGCCCCCATTGCTCGTATAAAATGTCCCTGTTTCCATACGTGTGCACATGAATAAACATGCACAAAGATAATACACACATTAACTGACTCATGACTGCAGCAGTCCACATCTGAACA
Coding sequences:
- the LOC120827763 gene encoding EH domain-containing protein 2; this encodes MSIRRLRSDPKTVGDVNLVTGELKNLYFKRLLPIEKHYSFHHFHSPSYEDAEFDNQPMVLVIGQYSTGKTTFVRYLLEEDFPGSRVGPEPTTDSFTALMHGEVEGVIPGNALTVDAKKPFRHLDPFGNAFLNRFQCVQMPNKVLESISIIDTPGILTAAKRKLSRGYDFPAVLRWFAERVDRIILLFDAHKLEFSDELTRAFGALCGYEDKLRVVLNKADRVDSQQLMRVYGALMWSLGKVFRTPEILRVYVGSFWSEPRQMCDHHQLLEMEEEDLLADIRNLPRNAALRKLNDLVKRARLVRAHAHVISYLKKEMPTIFCKESKKHNLIYQLPLIFTKIQQRHRVPAGDFPDCTKMQEKLLGQDFSKFKTLKPSLMASLDKLLTSDIANLVPLIQRQDLRKKSLPGVLDGEFLGTFRPERYKKDSLMELKKSGRSGETDFVEWAVEKYKPKHDEVFFNLGPHGGKLSATKVKEWMTTTLLPNSVLAHIWRLSDVDGDGMLDNEEFALAAHLIEGKLEGHWLPRELPSHLVPPSKRQSLASEDKE